The Salvelinus sp. IW2-2015 linkage group LG15, ASM291031v2, whole genome shotgun sequence genome includes a region encoding these proteins:
- the krt1-c5 gene encoding keratin, type 1, gene c5, producing the protein MSSTFSMRSYSARQPSFSSMSLRDSSSSGGRSRSKAPVSSLSSANTLSLSRSLSMGNGLNVLGTLSSLNGMGVGASDKETMQGLNDRLSNYLDKVRSLERSNAELELKIKQLMLERAPKGHDIEGMMAQAHAIGQEVRKKTLENARIMLEIDNAKLAADDFRVKWEAEATLCQSVERDCLALRRAKSDHDQIIATLRGDLDSLKEELYFLKKNHDEEMGSMKARMANEQVNVEVDAAQGPDLGAIMAELRSQYEGIARKNKEDSETWYLKKVGVLEGNLRETGHKYALEMDSLQATLSQLEEELSQLRLDMQRNKTDYEQLLRIKQNLELEIATYRRLLEGEEVIKEMPVPKKEPEVRTRKIVKVVTQTMINGRVVEESSEVEQIKDSKK; encoded by the exons ATGTCCTCCACCTTCTCCATGCGCAGCTACTCAGCCCGCCAGCCATCCTTCTCCAGCATGTCTCTGAGAGacagcagtagtagtggtggcaGGAGCCGCTCCAAAgcccctgtctcctccctgtcctctgccaacaccctgtccctctcccgctccctctccaTGGGCAACGGGCTCAATGTCCTGGGCACCCTCTCCTCCCTGAACGGCATGGGTGTGGGCGCCAGCGACAAGGAGACCATGCAGGGCCTGAACGACCGGCTGTCCAACTACCTAGACAAGGTGCGCTCCCTGGAGCGATCCAACGCTGAGCTGGAGCTCAAGATCAAACAACTGATGCTGGAGCGGGCRCCCAAAGGTCACGATATCGAGGGTATGATGGCCCAGGCTCACGCCATTGGACAGGAG GTGAGAAAGAAGACCCTGGAGAATGCTCGCATCATGCTGGAGATTGATAATGCCAAGCTGGCCGCCGATGACTTCAGGGTCAA ATGGGAGGCTGAGGCCACACTGTGCCAGTCTGTAGAGAGGGACTGTCTGGCTCTCAGGAGGGCCAAGTCAGACCACGACCAGATCATAGCCACCCTGAGAGGAGATCTGGACAGCCTGAAGGAGGAGCTCTACTTCCTCAAGAAGAATCACGATGAG GAGATGGGCTCCATGAAGGCCCGTATGGCCAACGAGCAGGTGAATGTGGAGGTGGATGCAGCCCAGGGCCCAGACCTTGGGGCCATAATGGCTGAGCTGAGGAGCCAGTATGAGGGCATTGCGCGAAAGAACAAGGAGGACTCAGAGACCTGGTACCTTAAGAAG GTGGGTGTGTTGGAAGGGAACCTGAGAGAGACAGGCCATAAGTATGCTCTGGAGATGGACAGTTTGCAAGCCACGCTGTCTcagctggaggaggagctgtCCCAGCTGCGTCTGGACATGCAGCGCAACAAGACAGACTATGAACAGCTGCTCCGTATCAAGCAGAACCTGGAGCTGGAGATCGCCACCTACAGGAGActgctggagggagaggaagt GATCAAGGAAATGCCTGTTCCTAAAA AGGAGCCTGAGGTGAGGACCAGGAAGATCGTCAAGGTGGTCACCCAGACCATGATCAACGGCAGGGTAGTGGAAGAATCCAGTGAGGTGGAGCAGATCAAAGACAGCAAGAAATAA